A genome region from candidate division WOR-3 bacterium includes the following:
- a CDS encoding ferritin family protein: MLSDIPKRLKEVEKEKIDLEILRAGIIAELDAINLYEQMAALADSDDIRKVLLDIAREEKTHFGEFEALLLKLDEEQKKEMEEGKKEVEELIGD, translated from the coding sequence ATGCTTTCTGATATTCCCAAGAGACTTAAAGAGGTGGAGAAGGAAAAGATAGATTTAGAGATTTTGCGCGCCGGGATAATTGCCGAACTGGATGCGATTAACCTTTATGAGCAGATGGCGGCGCTGGCTGACAGTGACGATATCCGCAAGGTGCTTTTGGACATCGCCCGTGAGGAGAAGACCCATTTCGGCGAGTTTGAGGCGCTACTCTTGAAACTGGATGAGGAGCAGAAGAAGGAGATGGAGGAGGGCAAAAAAGAGGTGGAGGAGTTAATCGGGGATTAG
- a CDS encoding peroxiredoxin yields MQERKGMPLLGDDFPQMRVQTTHGVMDLPQAFAGKWFVLFSHPADFTPVCTTEFVAFQRRYDRFRALNCELIGLSVDQVFSHIKWEEWIKEKLGVEIEFPIIADTGKVADTLGLIHPGKGTNTVRAVFVVDDRAKIRIILYYPQELGRNMDEILRAVEAMQIADKYRVAMPANWPNNELVNDHVIVPPATDVKTAHERLAKAKAGEFECFDWWLCHKKLQR; encoded by the coding sequence ATGCAGGAGAGAAAAGGGATGCCCCTCTTAGGGGACGATTTTCCCCAGATGAGGGTTCAGACAACCCATGGGGTGATGGATTTGCCCCAGGCTTTTGCTGGGAAGTGGTTTGTGCTTTTCAGCCATCCCGCAGATTTTACACCGGTTTGCACCACCGAGTTTGTGGCATTTCAGAGGCGTTACGACCGGTTCCGTGCCCTGAACTGTGAACTGATTGGGTTGAGTGTTGACCAGGTTTTTTCTCACATCAAGTGGGAGGAGTGGATTAAGGAGAAGCTGGGTGTGGAGATTGAGTTTCCGATAATCGCTGACACCGGGAAGGTCGCCGATACGCTTGGTTTGATTCACCCGGGAAAAGGGACAAATACGGTGCGGGCGGTTTTTGTGGTTGATGACCGGGCAAAGATTCGCATCATCCTTTACTATCCGCAGGAGTTAGGCAGGAATATGGATGAGATTTTAAGGGCGGTTGAGGCGATGCAGATTGCAGATAAGTACCGGGTGGCGATGCCCGCAAACTGGCCCAATAATGAATTGGTCAATGACCATGTGATTGTGCCACCGGCAACCGATGTCAAAACTGCACACGAGCGCCTGGCAAAGGCAAAGGCGGGTGAGTTTGAGTGTTTTGACTGGTGGCTCTGCCACAAGAAACTGCAAAGATAG
- a CDS encoding TspO/MBR family protein: MRRLLRLLVSLVLPLAAGFAGSFFTSVSLSSWYLNINKPVFTPPSWLFGPVWTALFILMGLAFYFVWEDGYSKRLLLPFVVYFGQLFLNILWSAFFFGLRNPLLAFVDIVLLWGLIIINIVLFFRLRKLAGVLLLPYILWVSFAAVLNLAIVILN, from the coding sequence ATGCGTAGGCTTTTAAGGTTGTTGGTCTCGTTGGTTCTCCCGCTGGCAGCAGGTTTTGCCGGTTCATTTTTCACATCCGTTTCGCTAAGTTCGTGGTATCTTAATATTAACAAACCGGTATTTACTCCGCCCAGTTGGCTTTTTGGTCCGGTATGGACAGCGCTCTTTATCCTGATGGGTCTTGCGTTTTATTTTGTCTGGGAGGATGGTTATTCCAAGAGGCTACTTTTGCCTTTTGTGGTATATTTTGGGCAGCTTTTTTTGAATATTTTATGGTCGGCTTTCTTTTTCGGTCTGCGCAATCCGCTTCTGGCTTTTGTGGATATTGTTTTGCTCTGGGGTTTGATAATAATAAACATTGTGCTTTTTTTCCGGCTGAGAAAACTTGCTGGGGTTCTTTTATTGCCTTATATTTTATGGGTGAGTTTTGCCGCGGTTTTAAACCTGGCGATTGTTATCTTGAATTAA
- a CDS encoding class I SAM-dependent rRNA methyltransferase, with amino-acid sequence MLQKAVYANRKVNRAGHPWVFSGEVKRIDGNPEMGELVRVYDRGKFIGSGMFNPRSLIVVRLYSDKEEELNEELITKRIEAAYRYRKRKLPQEDDFRLVYGESDYLPGLVIDKYGSHFAVQVYAAGFDRRLEMVVNALCRLFPVKSIFEKNDIKLREPEGLERRERLLYGTPEKELVISENGVRFYVDIASGQKTGYFFDHRLTRQKVRKLAKNRRVLDVFSYTGSFAINAALGGAKEVVAVDISPEACEMAKRNAILNRVEGGCRFFTADAFEFMNDLFKKGERFELVNLDPPSFIKQQRQKSSGIKGFLRINRLAMKLLSPGGILVSSSCSHYLFWQDLLDVIGSAAQELGRGFTILDRSTQGPDHPVLPRMPESEYLRCLIVQVN; translated from the coding sequence TTGCTACAGAAAGCGGTCTATGCAAACAGGAAGGTTAATCGGGCAGGACATCCGTGGGTATTTTCAGGTGAGGTAAAAAGGATTGATGGTAACCCAGAGATGGGGGAACTGGTGCGGGTTTATGACCGGGGCAAGTTCATCGGTTCCGGGATGTTTAACCCCCGCTCATTGATTGTGGTGCGGCTCTATTCAGATAAGGAGGAGGAACTTAACGAGGAGTTGATTACAAAAAGGATTGAGGCGGCATATCGGTATCGCAAGAGAAAATTGCCCCAGGAGGATGATTTTCGCCTGGTTTATGGTGAGAGCGATTATCTGCCCGGGCTGGTGATTGATAAGTATGGGAGCCATTTTGCGGTTCAGGTTTATGCCGCCGGTTTTGACAGGCGGCTGGAGATGGTGGTGAATGCCCTTTGCCGGCTTTTTCCGGTGAAGTCTATTTTTGAAAAAAATGATATCAAACTGCGTGAGCCTGAGGGTTTGGAAAGGAGGGAGAGGCTGCTTTATGGGACACCGGAAAAGGAACTGGTGATTTCAGAAAACGGGGTGAGGTTTTATGTTGATATTGCCTCAGGGCAGAAGACCGGCTATTTCTTTGACCACCGGCTCACAAGGCAGAAGGTGCGGAAACTGGCAAAAAACCGCAGGGTCCTTGATGTGTTTTCCTATACCGGTTCATTTGCCATCAATGCCGCGCTGGGTGGGGCAAAGGAGGTGGTTGCGGTTGATATTTCGCCGGAAGCGTGCGAGATGGCAAAGAGGAATGCCATCCTGAATCGGGTTGAGGGTGGCTGTCGGTTTTTTACCGCGGATGCGTTTGAGTTTATGAACGACCTATTTAAAAAGGGGGAGAGGTTTGAGTTGGTTAACCTTGACCCGCCCTCCTTCATCAAGCAGCAGCGCCAGAAGTCAAGCGGAATTAAGGGATTTTTGCGAATTAACCGGCTGGCAATGAAACTGCTTTCACCAGGAGGGATTTTGGTCTCCTCCTCCTGCTCCCATTACCTTTTCTGGCAGGATTTGCTTGATGTTATCGGTAGCGCGGCACAGGAACTGGGCAGGGGTTTTACCATCCTTGACCGGTCAACACAAGGTCCTGACCATCCGGTCCTGCCAAGGATGCCAGAGTCAGAATATCTGCGCTGTCTGATTGTGCAGGTGAATTGA
- a CDS encoding DHH family phosphoesterase, with protein MIPYQIKPVDEAEVKRLSAAFGISEILARLLVLRGVKEWEEVQMWLKPDVSQLYPPELLPDFDAAAKRLVRAIEKRERVFIWGHDDLDGITAAAILGKVLSALQAAVDYHIPTRGRDKHGLDARVLETLPEAKRPNLIVTVDCGITNNKDIEILQGQGIDVVVTDHHEVTQPLPAAEAVVDPKRDDGDYPYRELTGAGVALKLAMGIAKQRLGVDTAGFFSAQPELLALSALGTIADRAPLNGENRIIVTVGLRALQDTRLPALQAVLNEVNFIRGRLTLSQFLGELLPLFAAAEGVEAVKMFLDADEVKARMWVKGLVERRNAWQKEAESTLRIAQENVRLGDGILFVQHQNLSLRALGFTAARLKERYQVPAVVIGWRGDIWVGECRGMPGVDLMELLRALRGYFIDFGGHKQAAGFSIEDAKVGDFIRAAERFAHENFAGRIVRENPLLADAFLPFSRFDPGVRVLAPFGEGNPQPVFVSEKTALVKDDVGFVPETRPDLVIEPFRFASQIEDGVKYFFLYTVDDLGRLTIIDTVKEEV; from the coding sequence ATGATTCCTTATCAGATTAAGCCGGTTGATGAGGCAGAGGTAAAGAGGCTGAGTGCGGCTTTTGGGATTTCTGAAATCTTGGCAAGGCTCCTCGTATTGCGCGGGGTAAAGGAATGGGAAGAGGTCCAGATGTGGCTGAAACCGGATGTAAGCCAGTTGTACCCACCCGAACTGCTGCCCGATTTTGATGCGGCTGCCAAAAGGCTTGTCAGGGCGATTGAAAAAAGGGAAAGAGTGTTTATCTGGGGGCATGATGACCTGGATGGGATAACCGCAGCAGCGATTTTAGGCAAGGTGCTATCCGCTCTGCAGGCAGCGGTGGATTATCATATTCCGACAAGGGGCAGGGATAAGCATGGTCTTGACGCAAGGGTTTTAGAGACACTGCCCGAGGCGAAGAGACCAAACCTGATTGTAACAGTGGACTGCGGCATCACCAATAACAAAGATATCGAAATTTTGCAGGGACAGGGGATTGATGTGGTTGTTACCGACCATCACGAGGTGACCCAACCTTTACCAGCGGCGGAAGCGGTTGTTGACCCGAAGAGGGATGACGGCGATTATCCCTATCGAGAGCTTACCGGTGCCGGCGTGGCATTGAAACTGGCGATGGGCATAGCAAAACAGCGGCTTGGAGTTGACACGGCAGGTTTCTTTTCTGCCCAGCCCGAGCTTTTGGCGTTGAGCGCTTTGGGAACGATTGCCGACCGCGCACCTCTTAACGGCGAGAACCGGATTATTGTTACAGTTGGTTTGCGCGCGCTTCAAGATACCCGATTGCCGGCGCTGCAGGCGGTTCTGAATGAGGTGAATTTCATTAGGGGTAGATTGACCCTCTCCCAATTCCTTGGCGAACTTTTACCCCTTTTTGCCGCAGCCGAAGGTGTTGAGGCGGTGAAGATGTTTCTGGATGCGGATGAGGTGAAGGCAAGGATGTGGGTAAAGGGGCTTGTTGAGCGCCGGAATGCGTGGCAGAAGGAGGCAGAGTCCACCTTGAGGATTGCGCAGGAAAATGTCCGGCTCGGGGATGGGATTCTTTTTGTTCAGCATCAAAATCTTTCCTTACGCGCACTTGGCTTCACTGCCGCCCGACTCAAGGAGCGGTATCAGGTGCCGGCAGTTGTTATTGGCTGGCGCGGTGATATCTGGGTTGGTGAATGCCGCGGGATGCCCGGTGTTGACCTGATGGAGCTTTTGCGCGCACTGCGCGGGTATTTCATTGATTTTGGCGGTCACAAGCAGGCAGCAGGTTTCTCAATTGAGGATGCCAAGGTGGGGGATTTTATCCGGGCAGCAGAGCGGTTTGCCCACGAAAATTTTGCGGGAAGGATTGTGAGGGAAAACCCTTTACTTGCCGATGCCTTTCTCCCCTTTTCTCGTTTTGACCCGGGGGTGAGGGTGTTGGCACCTTTTGGCGAGGGCAACCCCCAGCCGGTTTTTGTCTCGGAAAAGACAGCACTTGTCAAGGATGATGTCGGTTTTGTGCCCGAGACAAGACCGGATTTGGTTATTGAGCCCTTTAGGTTTGCCTCGCAAATTGAGGATGGGGTTAAATATTTTTTTCTCTATACTGTTGACGATTTGGGCAGGTTGACAATCATTGATACTGTCAAGGAGGAGGTTTAA
- the mnmG gene encoding tRNA uridine-5-carboxymethylaminomethyl(34) synthesis enzyme MnmG translates to MMKYDVIVVGGGHAGCEAALACARMGCATLLLTQNLDTIALMSCNPAVGGIGKGQLVKELDALGGQMAQVTDRAGIHFRQLNRSKGMAVRSSRVQVDRQLYRQLMRSILERTPNLYLRQALCARVLTKGKTAIGVETEIGEKLYGKTVILAPGTFLSGLIHIGLVNFPGGRLGESPANLLSQNLRELGFRIGRFKTGTPPRIDIRTIEIDRLEEQKGDEPPQPFSFFTEDLPKNRATCYITYTTKKTHTIVKQGLKQSPLYTGIIKGRGVRYCPSIEDKVVKFSDKERHHIFIEPEGLNTFECYPNGISTSLPVAIQEKMLHSIPGLENCRMTRPGYAIEHDFSDPTQLYPTLETRLISNLFFAGQINGTTGYEEAAAQGLIAGINASLRVKEKEPFILTRALGYIGVMIDDLVTKGTDEPYRMFTARVEFRLLLREDNADLRLGPKGYELGLLDEKQFARIREKQRLLNTTLDWLKKFRVKPEPRVNRLLKRLKTTPINQPLSALELLRRPEITYQHLLTIIPQAPKIPAPVQDLLEVEVKYEGYIERTKRQIDQFRQLEEMKIPSHIDYFQVPGLSTEVREKLTRIKPSSLGQAQRIPGITPAAIFALTVYLKGGK, encoded by the coding sequence ATGATGAAATATGATGTAATTGTTGTTGGTGGCGGGCATGCCGGTTGCGAAGCCGCACTTGCTTGCGCCCGGATGGGATGCGCAACCTTGCTTTTAACCCAGAACCTTGACACCATCGCCCTGATGTCCTGCAACCCAGCTGTTGGTGGCATTGGCAAGGGACAACTGGTCAAAGAACTGGATGCCCTTGGCGGTCAGATGGCGCAGGTCACCGACAGGGCGGGAATCCATTTCCGGCAGTTAAACAGGAGTAAAGGGATGGCGGTCCGCTCATCACGGGTTCAGGTTGACCGACAGTTATACCGCCAGCTTATGCGCTCAATCCTTGAAAGAACCCCTAACCTCTATCTCCGCCAGGCTCTCTGCGCCCGGGTGTTAACAAAAGGCAAAACCGCCATCGGTGTTGAAACGGAGATTGGCGAAAAATTGTATGGCAAAACGGTCATCCTCGCACCCGGCACATTTTTGTCCGGTCTTATCCATATTGGGCTGGTGAACTTTCCTGGCGGCAGATTGGGTGAATCACCAGCAAACCTCTTGAGCCAGAACCTGCGGGAACTTGGGTTTAGGATTGGCAGGTTCAAGACCGGCACCCCACCCAGAATTGACATCCGCACAATTGAAATTGACCGGCTCGAGGAGCAGAAAGGCGATGAACCTCCCCAGCCCTTTTCCTTCTTTACCGAGGATTTGCCCAAAAACCGTGCAACCTGCTACATCACCTATACCACCAAAAAGACCCATACCATTGTCAAACAGGGTCTGAAACAGTCCCCCCTTTACACCGGCATTATCAAGGGAAGGGGTGTGCGCTACTGCCCTTCAATTGAGGACAAGGTGGTCAAGTTTTCTGACAAGGAGCGCCACCACATCTTTATTGAGCCCGAAGGTCTTAACACCTTTGAATGTTATCCCAATGGTATCTCCACCAGCCTGCCGGTCGCAATTCAGGAAAAGATGCTCCATTCCATACCCGGACTTGAGAACTGCCGTATGACCAGACCTGGGTATGCGATTGAGCACGACTTCTCTGACCCGACCCAGCTCTATCCAACCCTCGAAACAAGATTAATCAGCAACCTCTTTTTTGCCGGTCAGATTAACGGCACCACTGGTTATGAAGAGGCGGCAGCCCAGGGTCTCATTGCCGGCATCAATGCCAGCCTCCGGGTCAAGGAAAAGGAGCCGTTTATCCTCACCCGTGCCCTTGGCTATATCGGTGTGATGATTGACGATTTGGTCACAAAGGGCACAGATGAGCCCTACCGGATGTTCACCGCCCGGGTTGAGTTTCGGCTCCTTCTACGCGAGGACAATGCCGATTTGCGCCTGGGACCAAAGGGCTACGAACTTGGACTCTTGGATGAAAAGCAGTTTGCCCGCATCAGGGAAAAACAAAGGCTGCTCAACACAACCCTTGACTGGCTTAAAAAGTTCCGGGTCAAGCCAGAGCCAAGGGTCAACCGCCTGCTGAAAAGATTAAAAACCACGCCCATAAACCAGCCATTAAGTGCGCTGGAACTCCTGCGCCGACCCGAGATAACCTATCAGCACCTCCTAACCATCATCCCTCAGGCACCAAAAATCCCTGCCCCGGTTCAGGACCTCCTTGAGGTTGAGGTCAAATATGAGGGCTATATTGAACGCACCAAACGGCAGATAGACCAGTTCCGCCAGTTGGAGGAAATGAAGATTCCATCTCACATTGACTACTTCCAGGTCCCAGGACTTTCCACCGAGGTCAGGGAAAAACTGACCAGGATTAAGCCCTCATCCTTGGGTCAGGCGCAGCGCATCCCCGGCATCACACCCGCAGCCATATTTGCCCTAACCGTTTACCTGAAAGGAGGAAAATGA